A DNA window from Polyodon spathula isolate WHYD16114869_AA chromosome 18, ASM1765450v1, whole genome shotgun sequence contains the following coding sequences:
- the LOC121331178 gene encoding phosphoglucomutase-1 isoform X2, whose protein sequence is MVLSTMDDSPLPVLTIPTVPYNDQKPGTSGLRKKTYVYETKTNYLQNFVQSIFFSIDLRDRQGSTVVVGGDGRYFNKTAVEIIVQMAGANGIGRLVIGQNGILSTPAVSCIIRKIKAIGGIILTASHNPGGPNGDFGIKFNTANGGPAPEAVTDKIFQISKTLEEYVICPDLKVDLTTIGKQQFDLENKFKPFTVEIVDSVESYANMLRNIFDFAALKELLSGQKQLKIRLDAMHGVVGPYVKKILCEELGAPANSAVNCVPLEDFGGHHPDPNLTYAADLVETMKGGEYDFGAAFDGDGDRNMVLGKHGFFVNPSDSVAVIAANIFSIPYFQHTGVRGFARSMPTSGALDNVAKATKISMYETPTGWKFFGNLMDANKLSLCGEESFGTGSDHIREKDGLWAVLAWLSILATRKQSVEDIMKEHWQKFGRNFFTRYDYEEVDSDAASKMMKDLEAVILDRAFIGQKFSVGDKTYTVEKSDDFQYSDPVDGSISRNQGLRIVFSDGSRVIFRLSGTGSAGATIRLYIDSYEKDLQKIYEDPQVMLAPLVTIALKVSELHERTGRSGPTVIT, encoded by the exons atggttttgtcAACAATGGATGATAGCCCCTTGCCAGTCCTGACTATACCAACTGTTCCGTACAACGACCAGAAGCCAGGAACTAGTGGATTAAGGAAGAAGACCTATGTTTATGAGACCAAGACAAACTACCTGCAGAATTTTGTTCAGagtatatttttttccattgatCTGAGAGATCGGCAAGGATCCACCGTGGTTGTTGGAGGCGATGGCCGTTATTTTAATAAGACTGCAGTCGAAATTATAGTGCAAATGGCAGGAGCGAATGGG ATCGGTCGTTTGGTAATCGGACAAAATGGGATCCTCTCCACCCCGGCTGTGTCCTGCATCATCAGGAAAATCAAAGCCATCGGGGGCATCATCCTAACAGCCAGCCACAACCCCGGTGGACCCAACGGAGACTTCGGCATCAAATTCAATACTGCCAACGGAG GGCCAGCTCCCGAGGCTGTTACAGACAAGATATTTCAAATCAGCAAAACTCTTGAGGAGTATGTCATCTGCCCAGACCTGAAAGTAGACCTGACCACCATTGGGAAGCAGCAGTTTGACCTAGAAAACAAATTTAAGCCATTCACAG ttgagATTGTGGACTCAGTAGAGTCTTACGCAAACATGCTGAGGAACATCTTTGACTTTGCTGCCTTGAAAGAGCTGCTGTCAGGCCAAAAACAACTGAAGATCCGGTTGGATGCCATGCATGGAG TCGTGGGTCCTTATGTGAAGAAGATTCTATGTGAGGAGCTGGGGGCCCCAGCAAACTCTGCGGTGAACTGTGTACCCCTGGAGGACTTCGGGGGTCACCACCCCGACCCCAACCTGACCTACGCTGCTGACCTGGTGGAGACCATGAAGGGAGGAGAGTACGACTTCGGAGCTGCTTTTGATGGGGACGGT GATCGTAATATGGTTCTGGGAAAGCATGGATTCTTTGTGAACCCCTCTGATTCCGTGGCTGTCATTGCCGCTAATATCTTCAGTATTCCGTACTTCCAGCATACAGGGGTGCGAGGGTTTGCACGGAGCATGCCAACCAGTGGTGCCTTGGATAA CGTTGCAAAAGCGACAAAAATCTCTATGTATGAGACTCCAACCGGTTGGAAGTTCTTTGGGAATTTAATGGATGCCAACAAACTGTCCCTGTGTGGAGAAGAAAGCTTCGGCACAG GTTCTGATCACATCCGTGAGAAGGATGGCCTGTGGGCTGTGCTGGCGTGGCTCTCCATCCTTGCCACGCGCAAGCAGAGCGTGGAGGACATCATGAAGGAACACTGGCAGAAGTTCGGTCGCAATTTCTTCACCAG GTACGACTATGAAGAAGTGGACTCTGACGCTGCCAGTAAGATGATGAAGGACCTGGAGGCAGTGATTCTGGACCGGGCCTTCATTGGGCAGAAGTTCTCGGTGGGGGACAAGACATACACTGTGGAGAAATCTGATGACTTTCAATACAGCGATCCTGTGGATGGCAGCATCTCTAGAAATCAG GGTCTGAGAATCGTTTTCTCCGATGGCTCCCGAGTCATCTTCCGACTCAGTGGGACCGGCAGCGCTGGAGCGACGATCAGGCTGTACATTGACAGCTATGAGAAGGACCTGCAGAAAATATATGAGGATCCACAG GTTATGCTGGCTCCCCTTGTCACCATCGCCCTGAAGGTTTCGGAGCTACATGAAAGAACTGGCCGATCTGGTCCCACCGTCATCACATAA